AAGGAAGGGGCTTGCTGTGGTGCTGCGAGTGTTACACCGCCCTTCTCCGCTCCGCGGCCTCTAGAATGGCCTAGCTGATCCAGCTCGCCCTGGACGGGCTCTGCGGGTCTCCTTGGCGGCTGATTTTTGTGAGAATCCTGCAGCAGCCACCAGGCTCTTCGCAGGGCTCCTGAAATTCCTACCGTAGGTAGCCTAGTGTTTACCTGTACGCGAGACAAGGATTTTGGGTGCTACGTGGACATAATATTAAGTAACATAATCTCAGTGTGagaaatgtgttctttttaattattgttgCGTTCAGAAAGGCTCATTTGTgaaattttcaagtttttaatacCTCGGACACTTTTTATATAAGAGGGCGGACCCAGTCTCAGGAACTTTTAACAGGCTGCTGTGTCTAATGTAACATTTACCCaggttgttttgtttctattcgtgtggtttttttccttccaagGTAGTggataaagtttatttttaattaagttaagTAAAAGGGaggtaatttaaagaaaaaacattaagcAAATAATAGCATAGGTGTACCAGCAATGATGATGACCTCGCCTACCACGGACCGaaagaatgtatttttgaaaatacttgTTATCCGTTGAGTgtagttgtccaggttcttgacGTTTTGAATAAGAAattgaacaaaacacacaaagcaaggcAGCGAAAgcagatttattttaaacaaaagtacactccacagggtggaAGCAGGCTCCAGCAAGCCGCCCAAGAGCTgttggttacagaattttctgggattTAAATACTCTGTAGAGGTTTCCTATTGACCAGTGCCAGTCTGATTGGTTGAGGGAGGGGGATCACTCAGAATGAGGAGTAGGCCTGCagccagtctgattggttgctgGAGGGGACCTTTCCAAGGTAGTTTGATTTTTCAGCAGCCACGCAGAAAAAGAAGGGTTTGAAAAGGGAGTAGCCATCTGATATCTACTCAGTATGAATTGCCCTTCGGTTTCCTGCCACCCGAccctcttctcctgcctcttaCTGCTCTAGTGATACCACTTATGCTATTGTCTATGGCAGGTTTATTTGTATCTATCCtgcttatttaaataataagaagaCCATCGCAGAGGGAAGGCGAATCCCCATAAGTAAGGTAAGCAGATGGCTGGCTCCTTGGTCCTCGAGGGAATGGGGGGTGTCATCCTGGTCGGGCCACGTCATCTTGTTAGAGCCACAGGGGGTTCTCTTCACTGCATTTATTTCGGGCTTGAGGAGAACGACAGCCAAGAATTGGGGTGCGTTCCTTAGTGTTGGTGAAACCAGAAAGTCATTAATTCATAgctgaagggatttttttttaatggctcttAATGAGCCTGTGTTTGTAAAGAAGTGGGAGCAGAGTCTGTAGAgtttacatgtttttttaaaacgAAGTTATGACATTGTTCCCCTTGATACAGGAAATCACAATTATGACATTGTACGATATATTAACAATGTTCAGAATGTAGTTGAGATTTTTTTAAGTATGTGAAGACTTGCAAAAAGTTCAGCCCTGTtgagttttattaaaatgtaatttgtattttgtaatatGACAGATTTAAGGCACCTAGGTTTGATGCAGTGAATTCTCACGTGATGAGTACATCTGGGTGGTAACAAgcactcaaaaaagaaaacattataagcATCCAGGAAGATTGCGTTATGTTCCCTCCCAGTCACTGTCACCTCCGCATATGCTCAAAAATACCAGGATGACCACTGTCATGACTTTGACACCATAGGttacttttgctcatttttcacttttctgtaaACGGAATTTCACAGTATgtacttttgtatcttttttttcactGAACTTTACGAGATTTATCTACATATTAGAATGTAGTTGAATTTTCATTGCTCTGTAACAGAGTTTGTCAGTAGCAGCACCATTGCCAGTTTGAGCTAGATAATTGTTGTTGGGGGTTGTTATGTGCATTTTAAGATGTTcagcagtatccctggcctctacccactatcCTTCTCCAACCCCCATTCCCTAATTGTGActatcaaaaatgtctccaagcgTTGCTAGATGTCTTTTGCGTGTGTGTAGGGGTAGGGAGCCTGAGGACAGAATTTCCCTACTCAAAACTACTGCCGTGTCTCCTCTATAGTATTGCATTGTGTGAATACACCAGAGtcttttctaccttcttttttgtttttttaagagacagggtctggctctgtcacccaggctgaagtgcggcgGTATAGTCTCAGcgcactgcaggctccacctcccggactcaagccatcctccaacctcagccttccgagtagctgggactacaggcacatgccactacgtccggctatttttgtatttttttgcagcaatgagatttctccatgttgcctaggctggtctcaaactcctgaactgaagtgatctgcctaccttggcctcccaaagtgctgggattacagttgtgagccaccacacctggccctttctTCTCTGGATGGAAAATTGGATTATTTCTATTAATAGTTTGAGGCTATTATAAATAGTTGTCTTTTAGTGAACATATTTTGTAGAACACATCTGGGAATGGAATTGCAGGGCCATAAACAATGCATATATTCAGCTTTAGTAGATACTAGCAGTTTTCTAAAGTGTTTGTATGTGTAATTGTTTAAGCAGTCAGTAATCATTGAGCGCCTACTATGTTCAGAGTACCATGGTAGGTGCTGGGGAATACACTGGTTAACAAAACAAAGCCCGTGCCCTCAGAAGTTTATGTTCTGTTGGAGGGGAGATGGGCACACACGTATGCATTAGTGTTATTcctaggaatttttaaaattacagtggaAGCATCTGTActtaatgaaaaaggaaacctAGGGTTTTGGTACTTGTTTGATTGtagtatttgaaattatttaccCAACATTATGGCAGTGTCCActtaaagcaaatatatttagTGTTTATGTTTTTAACTGTTCAGGCTGTTGAAAATCCTACAGCTACAGAGATTCAAGATGTATGTTCAGCAGTTGGACTTAACGTATTTCTTGAGGTATGACGTGGTTCTTCACTATTTTCCATACTCATCTAATTGATGTAATAAGTTTCTTAagccctgtttttcttttgtttcgtttatgttagaaaaataaaatgtactctaGAGAATGGAATCGTGATGTCCAATACAGAGGCAGAGTCCGGGTCCAGCTCAAACAGGAAGATGGCAGCCTCTGCCTTGTGCAGTTCCCATCACGTAAGCTTTTTAAATGAATCAGTGGGGCTCAGGGATAGGTTTCTCCTATGCAGCACAGAAAAGGTTCTAAAACTGAAAGGTGAAAGTCACAGTTTGCATTCTGAAGATTAATTTAAAGACAGGACTACTGCTCATGGAGAGAAGCAGTAGTTCTAATTTCTTTGAGGTGAACGACCTCTTTGAAAATGTAATGAGACCCactaaacatttttccaaaaaattgTTGTGTGAGCATTTTAGAAACCTCTGGAAGTCTGTCATTGCTCCCAggttaagaatataaaattattaagttGTTGAACATTAATTGCCATTTCAGATCCTAGAGGTCCTTGAGGTCTGTTAATATCTAATTATTCTATCATTAATAAATCTAAAAAGCAATATTGACTGAAAAAAGCAAGAGATATGCATAATATGGTACCACTTAggtaaatttaaatacaaaatattactatttattGATAGATGCATATGTAATGTTGCTTATTGGTATTTTTTTGAAATGCTCTGTAAGGAAACACTCACTCTTAAGACAGTAGTCACCTAATGGTGAGCAGGATAGAGAGTAGAAACACAGGGATTGATGGTCATAGAAGACTGTTGCATCATCTCTAGtgttttatttcatgaaaaacaGTAACCAAACTGACATCAATATAACAGAATGTTAGTTCTGAGTATTAGGAAGATAAGTTTTTGTTtacatgttgtttatttttctgaattttcatctctgagaattttaattttttaaaacagagctattaattttttctttcattttaataatcCCCTCAGTTTAGTTGAACTCTCCcattaaatttacttaaaaacagTGAAACTGTCAGACAAACTGACaacttgtttgatttttttggttttttttgtttgtttttgagacagagtctcgctctggctggagtgcagtggtatgatcttggcttactgcaacccccgactccctggttcaagtgattctcctgcctcagcctcccgagtagctgggactacaggcatgtgccaccacacccagctaacttttgtattttgggtagagatggggtttcaccatgttggccaggatgatctcgatatcttgacctcgtgatctgcccaccttggcctcccggagtgctgggattacaggcatgagccactgcacccggcctgatttttttaaaatagagagacaagggtctcactatgttgcccagtctaatttcaaactcctggcctcaagcaatcttcccatcttgaGGAgatcccaaaatgctgagattacaggcattagccaccatgcccagccagcatgtttgaacttttatttttaaagacaagggctcactctgtcatccaggttgagtgcagtggcacgattatggcACActgcagtctttttcttttttttttttgagacagagtttcgctcttgttgcccaggctacagtgcaatggtgtgatcttggctcaccgcaaccgctgcctcccaggttcaagtgattcttcggcctcagcctcctgagtagctgggattataggcatgagccatcatacccggctaattttttatttttagtagagatggagtttctctatcttggtcaagctggtctcgaactcctgacctcaggtgatctgcccacctcggcctcccaaagtgttggcgtgagccaccacgctcagctaacacactgcagtcttgacctcttgggctcaagcaaccctcgcacctcagcctcccaggtagctgagaatacagacgcatgattttttattttttctagagatggggttttgctatgtttcctaagccagtctcaaactcgtggacacaagtgatcctcctgcctcagcctcccaaagagccgaGATGACAGACATGATACACTGGGCTCAgcctaaaatagattttttttatatactaaAACTCATCAGGATTGGTAGGTATTGCTAGATGCTTCAGGTTGTGACTAAGGAGTGATAGTATATTCTAATACGTTTTTTCTCCTCCTTAACATTTTCCTatattatatctcaaaaaaacaaaaacaaacaaaaacttgtaattAACTAGTAGATAAAATAGGGGTAGAAATTATGGTGAGAACATGTCACTTCCTATTTCCAGTAAGACCCaagtaaaatagtaaaaagaaagcagagctgaGGAGCTTAGTCTGTTTTGGGTGAAGGCAGCTGGTTGTCGGTATGCAGAGCAGGAATGCATGTAAGTGTAGATCATCTGATCTTACCCGTCGGATCTCTTGTGACTTGAtgatactgtttttttgttgtaaGTCTGAGAAAACCCTGTGTTTCAGTGTCTTAAGAGACAATGATATTCTGACTCTGTTTCCTACCTGAGGTGTATTTGGATACTCCTTAGATCTTCAAGCTAATTGCTAGGACCAagaccaaaatttttttttcatacttatgTTTGCCTTTTGATatgattcatttaaatattttcagcattATTCTCACTCTCAGTACATTTCCCCCAGCTTGAGCTAGTCAGTGTCTTCAgtcatttgatttttcatttttttaaaaaacatattttccattttcttgatgTGATAGTTTCTTACACTTTGTGATATTCAAGTTGATGactttttatgtcttatttctcAGATTATACACTAAGCCTAACTTCTGGTTCCTAGGTAAGTCAGTAATGTTGTATGCAGCAGAAATGATACCTAAACTAAAAACAAGGACACAAAAAGCAGGAGGTGCTGACCAAAGTCTTCAACAAGGAGAGGGAagtaaaaaagggaaaggaaagaaaaagaagtaaccTAGTATCAGCATCAAGTATGTGGTACTACTGTAAGAGACATGAATGGAGACTTCTGATTTGTATCAGAGGGAAACAGAAGCTTTTTGTTTGCATCATTTAACTGAACTGTGAACGCTTGTGCCTCTCATCTTTATCATCGGAGTTGACAGTGAAACATTTACATCAGAAGTTTGCATCTTGCTTTTATGCcatataaaagaatttttttgtctttcaatgcagtttttttggaagaaagaatatttttaaatgaacaaaggacTGTACAATAAGTTACTTGAAATGAGTTACTTGTTTCAGATAAATTTCAATTcgatttaaaataaacattttgtccACCTTTtaagttaatgaaataaaatttgaaactgACTTTTGCAACTTTTGCTTATGAATGAATGCTAGGAGAGGAGAggtaattaagaataaaatatgtagtgAAAGTTTCCATAGTGTGAGTCTAAAACTAGAAGAAAGTGGTAGGTCCTCTTGTGGGTGGGGAACAGGGGAGTCTGTAAAAAGCCAGTCTGTAGATCATATTTTAATCTGTTACTGTAATCGAATCGTTCAATTCTTGTTTTGACATGGAAAGTCCTGGATTTTAAGCTTtaaatttgcttattttgtaGGTTTAAGAACATGATTTTCATGGGAGTTCTAAAATTAACTGTACTTCAGCACCTTGAGGTACACTTTCCTTCAAGAAACTAAATTGGATTGGTGCTTCTGAATTTATTTCAGAGCAGTTTCTGAAAGTGATTTTGAGCTATCCTGATTGCTGTTCTTTCTGAGGCCTGGTTTGGCTCTTCCTTGAATTCTGCAAGCTACCTCTTATTTTCAgtaaattccattttctttaagcgtgtgtgtttttttttttttttttttttttttgagatagagtttcactcttgttgcccaggctggagtgcagtggcgcaatctcagctcacgacaacctccgcatcccaggttcaggttcaagtgattcctctgcctcagcctccctagtagctgggattacaggcatgtgccaccacgcccagctacttttgtatttttagtagagaaggggtttctctgtgttggtcaggctggtcttgaactcctgacctagttgatctgcctgcctcggcctcccaaagtgctgggattacaggcatgagccagctggcctgttgacttttttttttttaattcttaacaaTTTCTGTTTTATAGTGAACATAATAGTATAAGAGTTTACATATTTGACTTACAAATAAATACTGGGGAGAGGGGAGTATGTGTAAAACATAATTCAGAGCAGCCTTCTTTGAGAAAGTGGGTGTGTTTGGCTGTGTAACACAACAAGGGAATGTGTTTGCTGTGTAACAATGAGGGACTTAAGCAGGAGATTTTTGTCTCATGTTAAATCCAAGTGAGGTTGCTGTGGTTGTTGGTTTAGCTCTCAGTGatgccttttttgtatttttccgcTCTACTGTTCATGACATATTTCTAACACCTTTATGATTGTTGTTCCTGCTTGTAAAAGGGCTAGTATTTACGTGAGTGCGAGGCAGGAAGTAAAGGTAGCTGTGCCAGCCACTTCTGGCAAgtagttctcccacctcagccccccaagtagctgagaccataggcatGAGATTTCTCAGAATTCCTCCCAGCAGGCTTTCACTTAGTTTCGCTGTTGAGAACTGTGACACGTCCATCActagctgcaaaggaggctgagaaagtgAACACAGCAGTCCTCCTTATCCTTGGGGGATGCATTCCAAGACTCTGAGTGGATCCCTGAAACAGCAGATAGTACTGAACCATATATATACTGTGTTGTTGCCTATTCATATATACCTGATATGGTTATCTGCggccccacccaaaatctcatcttgaattataatccctaaATCCCTATGTGTTAAGGGTGGGACTAGGTGGAGATacttggatcatgggggcaatttcccctgtgctgttcttgAGATAATGAGTCTTAtaagatctgttggttttataagtgCCTGGCATTTCACCTGCTTGCAGTCACTCCATCTTGCCGCCCTgtgaaggtgcctgcttctcctttgccttctgccatgtttgtaagtttcctgaggcctcctcagcaatgcggaaccgtgagtcaattaaacctgtttcctttaaaaattgcccagttttggatatttcttcatagcagtgtgagaatgggttaatacatacctatgataaagtttataaATTGGACACAGTAACAGattaacaataaaattagaacaattataacaatatactgtaataaaaggtATGTGGAAATTGTCAGTCTCTCTCAAAATATTGTGCTATACTCACCTGTTTTGAGACCAAGGTAACTGAAACAACAGAAGTGAAACCACAGATGAGGGGTGACTACATAGCTTTTTCAGTCCTGACAGCCAAGGCAGCTAAGGAAGAAAGTAGTTGAGAACGCAtactgggccaggtacagtggttcacacctgtaatcccggcaccttgggaggctgaggcagtaggatcactggagtccaggaatttgagaccaacctgggcaccatagtgagactctgtctttacaaaaaataaaagaattagctgggcatggtggtacttgcctatagtcttagctacttgggaggctgaggtgggaggattgtttgagctctggaggtgaggctgcagtgagccgtgatcatgctatTCCACTCACCTCAGCAGAgctggaccctgtctcaaaaaaaaaaaaagtatactctGGTAGCCAACTTAAAAGATTTGTCACAGAAAGATGGTTGAAATCTGGAAGTGGTTTAGTTTGGGGGCAATAAGGATTGTCAGTGCTATattttgaatgtcccctccaaaatgcatgttgaaatttaattgccattgtgatgTTATAGAGAGGTggaacctttgggaggtgattgggccATGGTGGCTCTGCCCTCAGGAATGGATTAATGTTACTATCTcaggagtgggtttgttataaaatgGAGTTCAgccaaatttttcttttgctctccTGAGCACACCCTCTTTGTcctctcaccttccaccatgggatcACGCAGCATCAAAGACCCTTGCCATATACTGTGCCAtgctcttggatttcccagctcctaatcatgagccaaatacacattgcccaggctggtgtgcagtggcgtgatctcagctcactgcaatctttgccacCCAATTTCAAGcatcaccaccacgcctggctaattttgtatttttagtagagacagggtttcaccatgtttgccaggctggtgtcgaactcctgactgcacatgatctgctcgccttggcctcccaaattgctgagattataggcatgagccacaccacacctggcctctaaaaaaattttttttaattacaaacttttatactcaggaggctgaggtgggaggatcacttgaggctgggaggttgaggctgcactgagccgtgattgtgccactgcactttagcctgggtgaaaaaaagagacctgattcaaaaaaaaatttttaatctgttttaaaaagattacaGTTTTCACTTAacaactggcaaaaaaaaaaaaaaaaaaaaagttcactgatTGCACCAATTGCAGTAATGTGAAGAAACGGCAATATATTGTTACAGCAATAATTCTGAAATCTTAGTGTTTTatgttgctgtaacagaacaccacagactgggtaacttaaaaaatgaatagaaattcaccaggcgtggtgtatcacgaggtcagtaggtcaagaccagcctggccaacatggtaaaaccccatttttactaaaaactacataaattagccaggtgcagtggcaggcacctgtaatcccagctactcgggtggctgaggcaggagaatcacttgaaccctgggaaatggaggttgcagtgagctgaaatcgtgccactgcacgatttcacccaggctgttctcatactcctgggctgaagcaagcctctcaagtggctgggactagaggtgcatgccaccacacctagctgaaaAAGGGAATCATAATGTAGATGTTGAAGTGCTTTTTGTATTTATGAACTGTGTTCACATCCTGTACTCACTTCTTAAGGAATCTGttatcaaaattatatataattttaaaagccatcTAGTTTTAATAGTGTGTTTCTGTTTTAGGCATTAACTTCCATCTGTAGAAGAAGAggatttagttttctttctctacCATATGCTTGCATAGttcctgtcttcctgtcttcCCAGTTTAccaatatatttcataatttaaccACTATTCAGAGTTTCCATTATATACATTCTGTTCACAGCTCAGTCATGTAGTACACTTGCTACTAAAAGTGTGGTTTAAGGACCAGCAGCACTGGCCTCTGGTGAAAGATTGTGAAAAATGCAGTATCTCTGGCCCCAGCCCAGAATTCAGATGTGTTCAATGAGATCCCCaaatgattctttctttctttctttttttttttttttttttttgaggtggaatttcacactatcacccaggttggagtgcagtggcccagtctcagttcaccacaacctctgcctcctgggttcaagcgattctcctgcctcagcctcccgagtagctgggataacaggtatgcaccaccatgcctggctaatttttgtatttttagtagagacagggtttctccatgttggttaggcaggtctcgagctcccaacctcaggtgatccccctgctttggcctcccaaagtgctgagattacaggtgtgggccaccgtgcccggccttctttttaacttctttaagcTCTTGTAATTTGCATGTTTCCTTTTTCTAGCATTCTATTCTCAGTTCATGGAtgtaatttatttctcagaaGGTGAGATTTATAGTCTTCTTGTTTCcaagttccttttttttccttctatttttattttgatccCTATCATGTTAAGTAGCTTTGTTTTGGTTGCTGGTGTTTAAGATAGAAGGACCAAAAGGCTGATTATAAGTTGAGATCTGccccgggtgctgtggctcacacctgtaatctcagcactttgggagactgaggcaagaagaccacttgagcccaggacttcaagaccagcctgggcaatataggaaggctccctctctacaaaaaaaaaaaaaaaaattagatgggcctggtggcacatacctgtagttctagctactctggaagctgaggcgggagaatcgcttgagcctaggagattgaggctgcagagagttgtgatcatgccactgcactccagcctgggtgacagagtgagtccctgtctcaaaaaacagaaaaaccacaaAAGTTCAGAgtggctggatatggtggctcatgcttgtaatcccagcactttgggaggccaaggcaggtagatctcttgagcccaggagtttgagaccagcctggccaacaaaggaAGAGTCTTGTCCTCATTACTAGTCtctaccagtggttctcaaccctggctccATACTAGGATCACCTACAGAGTTGTTAAAGCATACTGGCACCTGGTTACCATGGTAGACTAATTAAATCAGCACTTTGTTAGAGGAGGCAGAGATCATTTTTGAAAAGGTCCTCAGATGATTCCAGTGTTCAGCCAGGTCTGGAAACCTCTGTGTATTAAGATACAAAGATAGCATTTACCTAACCCAGTGGTTTTATCTCAAAGTGCAGTTCCTGGACCCACGTTGCCTGGgctgtttaaaaatgcaaaactttcagccccacccccgACTTCCTGAATGAGAATCTTAGAGGACAGTAATCTACTTTAACAACACTCCTCTCCATCCCCATCCTCCATCAGTTCTGATgcacaccaatttttttttttttttttgaaatgcagtttCATTCTTgcttcccaggctagagtgcaaatggtgtgatcttggctcactgcaacctctgtctcccaggttcaagccattctcctgcctcagcctcccaagtagctgggattacaggaatgcaccaccacatccagctaattttttgtatttagtagagacagggtttcaccatgttggccaggctggtctcgaactcctgacttcagttgagccacccaccttggcctcccaaagtgctggaatt
This sequence is a window from Papio anubis isolate 15944 chromosome 5, Panubis1.0, whole genome shotgun sequence. Protein-coding genes within it:
- the SRP19 gene encoding signal recognition particle 19 kDa protein isoform X2, producing the protein MACAAARSPADQDRFICIYPAYLNNKKTIAEGRRIPISKAVENPTATEIQDVCSAVGLNVFLEKNKMYSREWNRDVQYRGRVRVQLKQEDGSLCLVQFPSHYTLSLTSGS
- the SRP19 gene encoding signal recognition particle 19 kDa protein isoform X1; this translates as MACAAARSPADQDRFICIYPAYLNNKKTIAEGRRIPISKAVENPTATEIQDVCSAVGLNVFLEKNKMYSREWNRDVQYRGRVRVQLKQEDGSLCLVQFPSRKSVMLYAAEMIPKLKTRTQKAGGADQSLQQGEGSKKGKGKKKK
- the SRP19 gene encoding signal recognition particle 19 kDa protein isoform X3 gives rise to the protein MACAAARSPADQDRFICIYPAYLNNKKTIAEGRRIPISKAVENPTATEIQDVCSAVGLNVFLEKNKMYSREWNRDVQYRGRVRVQLKQEDGSLCLVQFPSR